In one window of Meleagris gallopavo isolate NT-WF06-2002-E0010 breed Aviagen turkey brand Nicholas breeding stock chromosome 4, Turkey_5.1, whole genome shotgun sequence DNA:
- the THNSL2 gene encoding threonine synthase-like 2: MEYISTRGGTGAVDFEGALFSGYAPDGGLFMPSCIPSLDRPTLQQWRHLSYPELVKEICFLFVKPELIPRSTLSDLIDRAFSKFRHKDVVHLSRLKDGLNVLELWHGVTYAFKDLSLSCTGQFLQYFLEKKQKHINVLVGTSGDTGSSAIESVRGQKNVDIFVLLPKGLCTQIQELQMTTVIEDNVHVFVVHGNSDEIDEPIKELFADVDFARRNNLMSLNSVNWSRIMVQIAHYFYAYFRCTPTLDSTTLPVVEIVVPTGGGGNVTAGCIAQKMGLPIQLVAAVNSNDIIHRTVKDGDFSLSGRVKATLASAMDIQEPYNVERILWLLSGSDSLLTKTLMEQFTVSKSLKLPEGLHRKVSPSCLFLCVEGDLLFPVGFDWNRLPKEAVDAPSL, encoded by the exons ATGGAGTACATCAGCACACGGGGAGGCACGGGGGCCGTGGACTTCGAGGGAGCCCTCTTCTCTGGCTATGCACCTGATGGTGGGCTCTTCATGCCCAGCTGCATCCCCTCGCTGGACAGGCCCACACTGCAACAATGGAGACACCTCTCCTACCCTGAGCTAGTAAAGGAGATATGTTTCCTCTTTGTCAAGCCTGAGCTGATCCCACGTAGCACACTTAGCG ATCTGATTGACAGGGCTTTCAGCAAGTTCAGACACAAGGATGTTGTTCATCTGTCCAGGTTGAAGGATGGGCTGAATGTTTTGGAGCTCTGGCATGGGGTTACTTACGCTTTCAAGGATCTGTCCTTGTCCTGCACTGGGCAGtttttacagtatttcttggagaaaaagcagaagcacaTCAATGTTCTGGTTG GGACTTcaggggacacagggagctcagcaaTTGAGAGTGTGAGAGGGCAGAAGAATGTGGACATCTTTGTTCTGCTACCCAAAGGGTTGTGCACCCAGATACAGGAACTTCAGATGACCACCGTCATTGAAGACAATGTCCACGTCTTTGTTG tTCACGGGAACAGCGATGAAATCGATGAGCCTATCAAGGAACTGTTTGCTGATGTCGATTTTGCCAGAAGGAACAACCTGATGAGCCTGAATTCCGTCAATTGGTCGAGGATTATGGTGCAGATTGCTCACTACTTCTATGCTTACTTTCGGTGCACCCCGACCCTGGATAGCACCACACTGCCAGTGGTGGAAATTGTTGTGCCAACAGGAGGGGGAGGAAATGTCACAg CTGGCTGTATTGCCCAGAAAATGGGTCTTCCAATTCAGCTGGTTGCTGCAGTTAACAGCAACGACATCATTCACAGGACTGTTAAAGATGGAGATTTCTCACTCTCAGGTCGTGTGAAGGCTACATTAGCATCAGCCATGGATATTCAG GAGCCGTACAATGTGGAGAGGATCCTCTGGCTGCTCTCAGGCTCTGACAGCCTCCTGACAAAAACGCTGATGGAACAATTCACTGTTTCCAAAAGCCTGAAGCTGCCGGAGGGTTTGCACAGAAAGGTCAGTCCTTCATGCCTGTTCCTCTGTGTGGAAGGAGATTTACTATTTCCAGTTGGTTTtgactggaacaggttgcccaaggaggctgtggatgccccatccctg